The Nomia melanderi isolate GNS246 chromosome 3, iyNomMela1, whole genome shotgun sequence genomic interval AAGCCCAGGAAGAAACCTGCAGGGCGCAGGTTATTACATCGTACGGCCACCATGTGGTGTCTTTCTCGCAATTCATCGTGTACACCACCTGCGGAACACACATCACTGTGCCCGTAAAAATCACGCAGTCTGTCTTCGGCATATTGATGTCAACGCCCGCGTCCGACCTGCATTCGATTTCAATGGTAATCACGGGAATGTTGAAgcaacgttaacacgttgactgccacgggaatcttaaacgttttatatattatccaCTCATTCTCTTGTACCAAAGGTaaacaggaacaattattaattactcgatATCCATATTAGATTAGATATAATAGATTGTAATCTATTCAATATTCTCATTTGACATCGATCGTCGTACATACTGTAATTGATTTAAACAATTCGGAAGCACCGATCATCAGTGACCACCATAgcggtcaatgtgttaacaggaTCGACGTTTGGCAGACTCACGCGCTGTGCAGTGTAACGTCCGGCATCCAAATCTCGTTGCTCACCACGTGAATCTTTTCGATACCGGCGTATTTCGACGGTGTCCACGTGAAGAAAGGATCTTTCCACATCTGAGCCACACAAGGATCATTAATGCTTCAACTGAGTGAATCTTTCAAGTAATTAATCTATGGCCAGTTGAatgcttaacacgttaaacgccaggTCCATGCGGACTTtaggttcatattacacgaccgcgCGTGTCGGTCCTCACGCACTAATGTGAGACTAAATATATTGCTTAGGCGACATCGGTTTTTGTTCACTCAAggcttgaaaaaaaagaatataatatttaaaaaaagttaatgtagtttattaaaacagggtaaacagaggcgtggtttgcttttacattcattgcagaaggtgctaacttttcgtgttaaattctttgccgcctttgaacctaatattcgggagttattataacattgagaaaactccggtcctcaagccgatatttcggctcgGCCTGAACGGAACGACAAGCAAGTCGGGCcgggcacttaacgtgttaaacgagtGTAAAAATACTCACCAGTTTCGTGAAGGTGTGTAAGTTCACGGCGTTCGTCGTTTCATACTGTGGAACAGAAGCTCGATAAGAATCTTTGGACCGAGGAAGGGCTTGCTCGACGCGCTTACCACACTGTAGTGCTCGATACTTATAAAAACGGTGACATTGGTAGGATTCCTATGATCCTGGGTCGGCCTGACGTCTGCGTCGTAGCCGCAAAGCAAATGCTGCTTTAACTGAAACATAGGAGCCGTGTTTACTTCACAGTCCACGATCGCGTAGATCCTCTGACAGAGAACGGCAAGGACCGTCAGGCGGACGAAGAGGAAGCTCCTCATTCTTGGCTGACGAACTGAAATCGGACCGGCAGACACGCGACGACTGCAGTTAAAAAGAATCGAGGAGAATAGTTGCACGCCCAGTGAAATGTTAAACCGAGGACACCGAAAACCGCCCCCTTTCGAGCATCATCTTATCAGTTTTAGGATTTTAGTCGCACAGCTGCGACGCTTCGCATCAGCAACGAACGGGGATAGTCTCGTTTCGTTATTCGATCTGCACGCGCATCGATCTCCATTAAACGGTAATTCAAACAGCtcaatctatttttatatgatttattgaTACAATTGAGAACCGATGTCGCTGACTGTAATTAAGTCACAGCAGAATAGACAATGTGCTCCAATTAGACACGGTCGGTACAAGCGGACCAATTAAAACGTCAGAAGTTGTTAACGGCAATTTCAAACTCTATTGCATATTTATCGTAGGCGCGGATTAGAATATCAAGGCTGAACATGCGTGCAAGAAAAAGATTACTGTGAAGATTCAAGGCATATTTAACCATTAAAAACCTGTCGTTTGTTCGATTAGGCGAAGGGAAGAGAAAGTCGTATCGATTAAAAATGGGAACGCAAcgtcgtttattttgaaaataatattctgtcaGAGATACAGTAAAAAAAAGTCGAGGAGAGGTGATTTATTGGTAGAAATGAGAATCTACAGCTGACTGATTAAACGAGGACAAGGGGAAACGAGCGTTTCCATTCCCTTTTAAGTGGAGGGCACAAGGGTGACGAGGATGACGATGTAGGTAAGAACCACGACGAAGAAGGAGAGCCACTCCACGATGGCCGCGAAGTGTCTCCACGATGACTCTTTGGATTTTTCAGCGGCTTTCGGCAGGTCCACGTTATCCTCGGACTCGCTGCTCAGTATCCTGTTCGAGTCGTCGTCGGCGAGGATGAGGAACCGGCCGGCTCTGTTGTTCAGAACGAACGACGTGGTCGACGAGATCCAATAAGGTACCTCGATGTTCATGGTTTGCATTTTCCGCAGTACGGCGGTCAAGATCAGAGCGAAGACAGCCAACGCCAGCGAGTCTCGGTAGTACAGTACTGCAACGCAAGAAGCAAATATCCAGCGCGTGCTCCCAGTTGATCTAATCTCTTCAAGTACTCACGTATATTGGGCGGATTCGAGCCATTCTGCGGCAATTGCCAGTGCAAATCGAATATACAAAGCAAGTGGCACACCAGATTAACGCTGGCCACAGCCATCCTCTCAATGGACCTCGAGTCCAGCCACAGCACCGTCAACGTGAGCAACATTACAGCTGGCAAAGGAATAGAcaagaattaatcaatttctatgAATGAAACGTTGTCCTCCAATGAACGATAGAACAGATTCTCGTACCGATGGCGGGAGTGATGTATGTAGTGTGCATCAACCCGTGATGCCGAGTTATAGAAAACTCGTAAACGATCATAGGGTAGGTGTCATTCGGGCAGCATTTGTACTTCTTCAGGACTTTGTACGCGTTCACCACTTTGAAATCCCACGAACTGCTGTTCGTGTACCCTGCCATTTGGAACTGGAGAACCATGCAATTagtattaacattttatctacCGGAGagctattaacccttagcgctccaggttgtttggtaatctatcggcaactgcaacgaatttttatagtattagcgaaaatgagaaatgcaacattctttcgatcttttttccttctcagtacagaatttggatgtgtggaagatcgaatgattttagagcagtttctttaagattcattgaaatatctaatattataactggtgcaatattggagcctacagagttcaaagggttaataggcaTCTCCCATGACTTATAATTATGTCAAAAAGCTGACTAATCTTCTTGAAGCAATAATCttccaataatatttacattgtgtTACATAACACAATTTGCTGATTCAACGTTGTAATTACCACTGGTATTGAAGATTTCATTAAGTAATCTTTAAACATTGATAATTAACCTTCAGTCGTCTGTTTAATAACCGATAAATGCGTTAATATTCTTAGTAGCGTTGTTAATCATAAATTACCCCTTTCTGATCCAGATGAAAGTCCACCTCCTCCCCGGAGTGCGACCAAGAACCGAAATTGATTCGACACTGGTGCGTGTCGTAGGGCCATTTGGCGAAGTCCGTGGCACATTTCGCGATGTGCTTCAACGACGGCACACAGCTGACCGATCCCGAGCTGAAGACCAAGCAAGTCGTCGGAGGTATACCGTTCTGATCGGCTGCCATGTCACCCCTTTCATCGTTtcggaaagaaaaggaaaatgtACGTTGAGGACAAACATgttctttcaaccctttgcactccgaagtttttcactagaaatacttcaacgttttctgatgagatgaagacgatatttcgtaaaaccaaccgacggacaaagctattttacgtcaatatttctcggATTGATGCgttgtatgaagtataatattaaccctttcgcgacgggtgccgtATATATACGGCAGCCACTTGGTGCATCGCAGCGGCTGAcgccgtgtatatacggcagtcacttattggtttttttatattattattttatttcaatagcgaactcaaaataaagctataaatacatTGGTGGCGAAGTATGGTTCACTTGCGCTTTCGCGGACGACAAAGTATGGTCAGTCGCGTCGTCGCGAAAAGTGGCAAAGTATGGTCAGTCGCACTGTTGCGAAAAGTAGCGAAGAATGGTACAGGTGCGCcatcgcgaaagggttaaatatcaaactttatagcttcactgtaggaaatcaagtggtgagagtcacctctcgagtgcaaagggttaattacttcTGCGTTTCGCGAGCTTGGAATGCTTACGAATTGTAAACGGACAGGTCGGGCACCCATATCATGTCGCTTTTCACGTGCAGGTAGGTGATGCCGTCGTGCTCGCTGGGCTTCCAGGTGAGATGCGAGTCGGTCCAGAGCTAGAAGAATACTCGTTGAACCGTTTCGTGGTTCCATACTTGAAGAAATCGGAGTAAGGAGCAACGCGTTACTTACCAAGGTCATCCAACTGTGCAGCACCATCTTACTTTCCATCTCGTCCTGAAGAATAATCGCAACATTGTAACAAGTCAATCAGGATTCGTGTCTGGAGGACAGAAAGACTTACGAATTCCAGGATTTTCGGTATCAGCTTGATGGTCACGTTGTTCACCTCCTTGTGAGAGACGACCGGTCGAACGAGGGGATCATAGTCGCAGAACAGGTGGTTCTTCAGCGCCATTAACGGCGGAGGATTGACTCTGTTCCTGCACACCGTGGAATCGAAATCCGCGAAGGCATCTGTTCGGACGACGTTCAGTTTTAACGAATGTGACCTCGACGGTGGTAaagctttaacactaaaactaccaggggtcaaatgacccatgcctgatgtcttctttttgcaattattagaaaggtaaatgtttctctgagaaattgttagaGAGATTCATTTAACActgcgcaaattgaattgtaaatcaattaaagtctgaacagatgcactcttggagtttctatagcgagattttcaaaagtcaattgaagtgctcggtagttttagtgttaaccctttgcactccgaagtttttcactagaaatacttcaacgttttctgatgagatgaagtcgacattttgtaaaaccaacgcgacgagaaattcacgcgaatcgacgggcaaagctattttacgtcaatatttctcagattgatgcattgtatgaagtataatattaaatatcaaactttatagcttcaccgTAGGAAGTTGAGCAAACAGAATATATTCGAGAAATTGCAGCAatcgaaatcaaagtgaacgtctaccaaataatgtttataaaatctaatGAACGTCGAATCGTGTTCCACAGATCTAGCGTTAAACCgtgaaccctttgcgctcgagagatgATTCTTAATCACcacttgatacagcaaaactatggaatagaatatttagtattcgaaattaaactttgtgttactttgtgaaatatttaactaaaatagctgtgtcgcttaatttatctgtgaattatcgttaaatgaGTTTCAAA includes:
- the LOC116429180 gene encoding uncharacterized protein LOC116429180, whose translation is MGRLIIVSPRTEESVQLAVGWWLISTIKMRILTVLWLLTVLRLHRSDAFADFDSTVCRNRVNPPPLMALKNHLFCDYDPLVRPVVSHKEVNNVTIKLIPKILEFDEMESKMVLHSWMTLLWTDSHLTWKPSEHDGITYLHVKSDMIWVPDLSVYNSGDMAADQNGIPPTTCLVFSSGSVSCVPSLKHIAKCATDFAKWPYDTHQCRINFGSWSHSGEEVDFHLDQKGFQMAGYTNSSSWDFKVVNAYKVLKKYKCCPNDTYPMIVYEFSITRHHGLMHTTYITPAIAVMLLTLTVLWLDSRSIERMAVASVNLVCHLLCIFDLHWQLPQNGSNPPNILLYYRDSLALAVFALILTAVLRKMQTMNIEVPYWISSTTSFVLNNRAGRFLILADDDSNRILSSESEDNVDLPKAAEKSKESSWRHFAAIVEWLSFFVVVLTYIVILVTLVPSTWGGFRCPRFNISLGVQLFSSILFNCSRRVSAGPISVRQPRMRSFLFVRLTVLAVLCQRIYAIVDCEVNTAPMFQLKQHLLCGYDADVRPTQDHRNPTNVTVFISIEHYSVYETTNAVNLHTFTKLMWKDPFFTWTPSKYAGIEKIHVVSNEIWMPDVTLHSASDAGVDINMPKTDCVIFTGTVMCVPQVVYTMNCEKDTTWWPYDVITCALQVSSWAYSVEDVNTTFTNIEYSKKEIISDKEWGLINITMNERVVDSKFGSDFRSKLITYNILLQRQSSINGVNYVTIAIVLFAVTLIILWLEPNSDERMLLASLNFIMHLLALTHMAWTVPSNGHSVPKLVLLYEDSFLLAMFALMLTSVLRHMHGLTIDAPSWVSSASTFILKSRVGQVFLVTVSDPKVAAQMEASTEDNTNLVSSEKKQSTWRCTSILIRWLSFVIVLFTCTILLAVRLPTSKSAYPIV